One genomic window of Marinobacter gudaonensis includes the following:
- the rplQ gene encoding 50S ribosomal protein L17, which yields MRHRKSGRKFSRTSAHRKAMFRNMTASLVEHELIKTTLPKAKELRRVAEPLITLSKNDSVANRRLAFSRLRDDAAVAKLFDELGPRYSERPGGYLRILKCGFRAGDNAPMAFVELVGRPLDIEAEEVDEDEE from the coding sequence ATGCGTCATCGTAAGAGTGGTCGTAAGTTCAGCAGGACCAGTGCGCATCGCAAGGCCATGTTCCGTAACATGACTGCGTCACTGGTTGAACACGAGCTGATCAAGACAACGCTGCCGAAAGCCAAAGAGCTTCGTCGGGTAGCTGAGCCTTTGATCACGCTCTCCAAGAATGATTCGGTCGCGAATCGTCGTCTGGCGTTTTCACGCCTGCGTGACGATGCAGCGGTTGCCAAGCTCTTCGACGAGCTGGGTCCCCGTTACAGCGAGCGTCCGGGTGGGTACCTTCGCATCCTGAAGTGCGGCTTCCGTGCCGGCGACAATGCCCCCATGGCATTTGTTGAGCTGGTTGGTCGCCCGCTGGATATCGAAGCGGAAGAGGTGGACGAAGACGAGGAGTAA